The stretch of DNA TATATCTTGCTATCTTAATTATAGCAGACATAGGCAATTTAGCTACCAATTCTTTACCAGGGTTGCTAGAACTTTTGCTCAATTTAGCTTCTTGCTTAAGCAAGTAAGCCACAGGTGGGCCACTGACAGTAAAATCGTGAGAGCGGTCATCCTTTATGGAAATCCGCACCGTTACTAAATCACCCACTTTATAATTGGCATTAGCTGTGCTAGTCACTTTGTTGAAAGCCTCGCAGAATTTAGGAACAGGTATGCCGCGCGGACCAAGTACTGAAGCAATCTTTGGCCCAGGAACTGCCTTTCCCGCTTCCATCAGTAAATTAATCTTGGCAATTACAACACTCATAATTAATCCTCTATTTTCTCTACTTGAGCTAGATCAAGCTCTATTATTGTTGGCTTCCCTAGAATTGACACTTCTATATTAATAATTTTCTTTTCATCATTAATCATATCTACCTTACCAGTAAAATTCTGAAAAAGACCATCATTAATTTTTACCTTTTCACCTTTTTCATAACCATGGCTTAATTTTTTCGTTTCTTGAGCATTGTAAAGCGCATTGCACATTGAGTAAATCTCGTCATCTGAAATCACTTTTGGAACACTACCATTTTTTAAGAACCCATAGACTTTAAGAGACTTTGGTATATTATTCACAAAATTTAGTACTTCATCACACAAATCCACATATAAAAAAACATAACCAGGAAAACACTTTCTTCGCATAGCAGCTTTTTTAGATCTTAGTTCCACTTCACTTAGTTCCTCATATGGAATGAAAACTTCCTTAAAATAATCATTAACCCCTAATCTCATAGAATTTTCCAGTACGTGTTGACACACTTTTTCTTCATAATTGGAAGCAACCCTTAAAATATACCATTTATATTTATTGAATTCCTTGCGCTTTAAATTCACCTCTTCATCTAAAACTATTTTAAAATTACTGGAATCACCACTGTGAAATCCAAGCGTTTTGCTTAAAATATCTCTACTCTCATCACATAGATACATACATACATACACTTCACATACTTCTTTTATATCAGACTTCGAGTTACATACTGTCTGATAAGGAATAAATACCTCCTTAAAATAGACAGCATTGCTTACTAATTCAAGTATATTCCTCTCGTGCCCATAATTAACTTTAATGATGTACCATTTATGTTCATATGCCATAGACAATTCCAAATAAAGTCTTAATCGCATAAAGAGACATAAAATCTACAAAGCAAAAGAAAACCGAAAAGCATAATATAACAATTGCTACAACAAATAGAGATGACAACACTTCTTGCTTCCTCACCCAAGCAATTCTTCGTATTTCCTGCTTTATGTTACAAAAAAAGACACTCAAATTTTTTAACATTTCTACCACAATATTAATGCAGGAGTGATAGGAATTGAACCTACAACCTCTGGTTTTGGAGACCAGCGCTCTACCAATTGAGCTACACTCCTATGACTCAAACTCTTTTACTCCAAAATTTCAGAAACAACACCAGAACCAACAGTTCTACCTCCTTCTCTTATTGCAAAGCGCAATCCCTTATCCATCGCTATCGGTACTTGCAATTCTACCTCTATACTTACATTATCTCCAGGCATTACCATCTCTTTCCCTTCTAGCAATTTTATACTTCCCGTCACATCTGTCGTCCTTAAATAAAATTGTGGCTGATAATTCGCAAAAAATGGTGTATGCCTTCCTCCCTCTTCTTTCTTTAATATGTAAACTTCTGCCTTGAACTTCCTGTGCGGCGTTATTGTTCCTGGTTTTGCTAATACTTGTCCCCTCTCTACTTCTTCCCTCTTCGTCCCTCTTAGCAATATCCCCACATTTAACCCTGCACTTCCTTTTTCTAGCAATTTCTTAAACATTTCCACACCAGTGCATGTTGTCTTCTGTGTAGCTTTCAGACCTATTATCTCTATCTCATCACCTATCTTTATCTCCCCTTTTTCTATTCTTCCTGTTACTACCGTTCCACGTCCCGATATCGAAAATACATCTTCAATCGGCAATAGGAACGGTAAATCTACAGATCTTGGTGGCACTTCTACATAGTCATCCAACCTCTCCATCAATTTGTCTATTGACTTCTTCCCATATTCACCGTCATCATCCTCCAGCGCTTTCAATGCAGATCCAATTACCACTGGAACTTCATCACCTGGAAACCCATATTTACTCAGCAATTCTCTCACTTCCATTTCTACCAAACCTATCATATCAGGATCGGATACATCAGCTTTATTTATATATACTACAATATACCCAACACCAACTTGCTTCGCGAGTAATATGTGCTCTCTCGTCTGCGGCATAGGTCCATCAACTCCCGATACTACCAATATCGCCGCATCCATCTGCGCTGCACCTACTATCATGTTCTTCACATAGTCAGCGTGCCCAGGACAATCAACATGTGCATAATGTCTCTTCTCCGTTTGATATTCAACATGTGCTGTTGCAATCGTTATTCCTCTTTTCCTCTCTTCTGGTGCCTTATCTATTTGATCATACGCTACAAAATTTCCATAATGCTTTGTTATTGCTGCTGTCAATGTTGTCTTCCCATGGTCCACATGTCCTATCGTTCCTACATTGACATGCGGCTTCCCAAATGCTTCCACTACTTGTACCATAATTAAAACTTTTCTACCTAAAATACAAATACATCAATAAATAATATATTGATTTTATAAAAATACAAAAAAAAAAAGAGCGGATAGTGGGGTTCGAACCCACTCCACTAGCTTGGAAGGCTAGAGCTCTACCAATTAAGCTATACCCGCACAATGGAGGAGGTAGGATTCGAACCTACGTACGCAACGCGGACAGATTTACAGTCTGTTACCTTTAACCACTCGGTCACTCCTCCAAAAGAATTTGTTAAGAGAGCACTATTCCAGTATTCTAACTTAAGCTTTTATTGCACTTAATATTAAATACCTAAAACCAAAAAATCAAGCAATAAAACCTTGCCTGATTACAATCACGCAGATTTCACTTTATATAACGCAATATTGTCAATAAAACGCCTAAATAAGTAATGTGAATCGTGCGTACCTGGCGCTTCCTCTGGATGGTACTGTACAGAAAAAACTGGGTAATCCTTTGCCATTATTCCCTCTATACTATTATCGAACATAGAAATATGAGTAACCTCAACGTTATTTGGTAGAGATGATGGATCAAAAACAAAGCCATGATTTTGGCTAGTGATCTCAACTTTATCGCTACTTACGTTATAAACCGGATGATTACTTCCTCGGTGACCAACGTTCATCTTGATAGTTTTTGCCCCCAAAGTAATCGCTAGTAATTGATGACCCATGCATATGCCAAGAATTGGTATTTTAGATTTTACAATAACATCTATCTCTGGAGTCACACTCTTTCCTATTTCTTGCGGATCGCCTGGACCATTCGAGAGCACTATACCATCTGGACACATACTTAATATTTTCTGAGCAAAACCTCTATCTGGCTTAATTAACTCAATTGCACAATCAAGTTCTATTAAGCGTGAAACTATACTAGCCTTTATACCAAAATCAACCACCGCAACTTTATATTTTGCATTAAGGTCACTTTTAAAATTGTTATTTAAACTGACCCTATCGGTTATTTCTATTCCATTTACAGGTTTATGTTTCTTTAATTCATCTAATAGACCTTTTATCACCAAAATAGCTTGATCATCATAGGTACAAGTGTTACAAACCGTGGTGACATTAGAGTGGATTAATGGGCATATTATTCCGTTTTGAGGTCCATGTTTTCTCAAATGCCTAGTCAAGGCTCTAGTGTCAACTCCTGATATTCCAACCAAGTTACTTTTTTCTAACCAATCGCTTAAACTCACATATGAAGAAGGATGAGACGCAGGAGAAAGTTCGCGCATAATTACACCACTTGCAAAAATTTTCTTTCCTTCATTATCTTTATCGTTTATTCCAACATTGCCAACATGAGGAAAAGTAAACATTATGATTTGATCAGCAAAAGAAGGATCAGTTATAGTATGCTGATAACCAGTAATACCAGTAGTAAAACAGATCTCACCTATGCATTTGCCTTTCTTACCTATCGACTTTCCCAAAAAGCACTTGCCATCTTGTAAAACTAGAACTGTGTCTTGCACTCAATTCTCTCTAACTGATTTAAAACAATATATAGGAATTTCAAATAATATATAATTCTTTCTAAAATTTTAAACTTAGCCATATAAATTATATAGAGAATAACAGAAAAAAAATTTTATACACCCTTTTAAATATATCATTGACTGCTTTCACATTTCGTATTAAACATAAATAAATTATCAAGTAAAGTGGAGGGTTACAATGTTTGTTAATGGAGGACAACTTAAAAAAATAAATCAGAAGTGGCTAATTATAGGAACTGGCTTGCTATTGTTTATGATGATGTTACCCTCAATTATTCTTCTAGCAAAAATGACTATAGGGCTAGTCATGGTCTTAGTTGTAGCAATAGCGATAAAAATTGCCTCAAAAACAATATCGAATGTTTTAGAGGATAAACAGGCAGATCCAAACCAACTAACATCACAAACAACACAAAGCAGGATTATAAACCTAGCCGTTGGATTAGTATCTATATTTACAGGTGGGCTATCACTGCTTATCATAGCAAAAACTGGTATAGCTGTAATATGTGCAGCTGTAGTTACTTTAGCCATATATGAGTATGCTAAGGATTATAAGTATGCTGAAGATAAAGAAATAGGTAAAAGCATAAACGACAAACTCGATGAAATAGCTAAAAATACAACTAATTTTATTGTTAGTGGCATCGAAAAACTTGTTTCACCACAAGAACAACAGGTATAGCTTATCTTTATGTTTATTTTGTGTATGTTAATTAAGTAGGCTGCATTGTCTGCTTGTGTTTTTTTACCACAGCTATGCAAGGCTCTATTCTATAAACTTTTTTACCATACTAAATTTTAAGCCACGAACGAAATCCTTAATATTGCAAGAATTCCTTCCCTCCATTTGCACAATTTTAGGAATTAAAGTGCCACTTTTCAAACTTATGTGCATATTATCATTAATAATTTTACCTTGTCCTGAAGTTAAAGAAGCATCTACTTCAAAGTCAGCATCGAGTATTCTTACACGCTTATGCTCTATCTTGACAAATGCCTTAGGGTAAAACGCTTTAACTTTTCTATAAGCAACTTCACAAATGTCACTTGCATAAATTTTATAGTCTTCGATCTTATCAGCGTAGCACGCGCCATCATCACTTTGTTCTAGAGGAGGGTGTTTTTCAATTTCATCTATCACTTCCATCAGTAAGTTACTACCTAGCTTAGACAATTTGTCATGTAACGTTTTATAATTGTCATTTTTTTCAACTAGAAATTTTTTCTGTTTTAAAATGGGACCAGAATCCAGCCCCCCATCCAATTGCATAATACTAATTCCAGTTTTTCGGTCTCCCGCTAAAATCGTGTGCTGTATGGGAGCTGCTCCACGCCATCTAGGCAGCAGTGAAGGGTGAATATTAATACAACTATACTTTAGAATATTCAGAATTTCTTTTGGAAGAATCAGTCCATAAGCAGCAACAACTGCAACATCTGGTTTAAATTTTTTAAATTTTTCTTGCTCTACCAAAGGTTTTAGAGAAGTAGGAGTGCATACCTCTATACCACTTTCTTCAGCAATGATATGCACTGGAGATTTTGTTAGCTTTTGTCCACGTCCTGAAGGCTTTGGAGCCTTGGTATATACTGCTACTACCTCATTTTTTGACTTTAATAGTGAATTTAGCGCATTGATAGCAAATTCTGGCGATCCCATAAAAATGACTCTCATGCTGCTAAATACTTTTACTTAAGGAAATCAAGAATTCTCTGCTAGTTTACTACTTACAGTTTCTGCTAATTTTGTGAAATCATCTTTATAGTTAACGGCCATTTCAGCAAGAATCTTTCTATTCAAATCAACTCCAGCAAGTGCAAGACCGTGCATAAATCTACCATAAGTAAGCCCGTGTTCCCTCGCTGCTGCATTAATACGTATTATCCATAAACTGCGAAAATCGCGCTTGCGATTTCTTCTGTCCCTATAAGCATATTGCAATGCTTTTTCAACCCTTTGTAATGCAATTCTATAGCAACTCTTTGCACGCCCTCTATAACCCTTTGCTAAATTCAATATTTTTTTATGACGAGCGTGAGTAGTAACCCCACGTTTTACCCGAGCCATTTTATCTTACCTCCATTTTGTTAAATACCATAAGGTATATAAAGCTTAACTATGCGCGAGTCAGATTTACCAAGAACCGTAGTACCACGCTGATTACGAATATTAGATTTGCTCCTCTTTACCATACCATGCCTTTTACCCGATTGAGCAGAAATAACTTTACCTTTAGCTGTAAGATTAAAACGTTTTTTAACAGAGGATTTGGTTTTCAATTTCATTTTCTTCATATCTCAAATAAGTTTACAAACATTACCGTCAAATTCTTTAGCAGAATAAATAATTATATCAAAGAATCAAATAGCACGCAACTTAAAGTTGTAATACAACCACAACCTGTATATTAAAGGAGCTTAAATGTAATTACACCCAATATATGGGTTATACTTTCTTCATTTCCAAGTGGCAACAATACTTGCCTTATTTTAACACTTTCACTTTCTTCCTCTTCATTGATTAGGCACTTACTATCTACTATAGTATCAAATTTATCAATAACTGCATCTATTTTATATAATCGCAAAAACGGTGCATCAATTACATATTTGCTATCAATGCATATGTTTTTCTCAAAACCATAGAACTCAACAGCCTTTTCTCCTGCATTCTCACAGATATAACCTTGATCATTAACCTCAATAATATAACAATATTGCCATGAATCCATTATTTCAGTAGTATCTATCTCATGTCTTTCTGGCCAGTCTCTATCTGGTCCTTTTATCTCACTCCAGTACTGAGTCACTATATTTGCTATTCTTCTTTCTCTACCTGCATAAATTCTCATTCCAATATTCACATATAAAACACAGATATAAGCTTAATCTACTGTGAATATATTGATTTTTTCTTAACCGCAAGGGTATGTATTACTTAAATTTCCATACTACCTATGTAACTGATACGGGTACTCTTTTTAACCATTCTTTAACGTGAGCCCACACTTTTTTAGTTAACTTTTTAGCTACATATGTTAAATATATTTATGTCATACTTATAATTGTTCATTACTTTTCTCACTATTTATTTTGTTGATTAGATAATCTCTTAAGTCGATAAGTTGTGGTAATAGATTACCAAAATTACAACTGCTTTTTATATTATTATCAAATTCTTTTTGCACTCCTTTTATTGTATATCCTTTATCATATAGCATGTATTTTATCTTCTTTATGACTTCTATACACTTATGATCATATAGCCTTCTTCCCTTACGTTTTATGGGTTTAATTTGACGAAATTGACTCTCCCAGAATCTCAAAACGTGCTGCTCTAAATGCAGCTCTTCAGCTACTTCCCCAATTGTATAAAATAATTTCTCCTTGTTCATTGGTTGTTTATTAACTTTTTTATCACTTTTGAAGGTCTAAAAGAGACTGAATTTCTTGCCTGAATTACTACTTTTTTTGATGTATTTGGTACGTTTCCTGGCCTTTCTTTCTTTTTTTTAATCAAGAATGTTCCAAATGACGATATTTTTACTATGCCATCCTTTACCAAGCTTGCTTTTATCTCATCCAATATATCGTCTATTATTGCAGCAGAGTCTTCTTTTGATAACCCAATTTCTTGGTTTATATCTTCAGCTATTGTTGCCTTAGTTACTGTTATATCCTTTGTTGTAACGTAATCCATAATTTAGTAAGTATTACAGTATGTGAATATAATATAACAATCGACTCAAGATTCAGCTATCTTATTTTTTAGAATACATTTCTTCTATAATACAATTTAAAACGCTAACGGCCGCTAACATTGCAAATACTGCGAAAAGTGCCATTTTATGATCTGTAAAAAGTACTAACGTTGATGCTATAATTCCGCTCACGATAAAACATAAATCCATTAATAATGGATGATGATGCACTGATGTATTTTCGTTTCACAATTTCACTACCAACAGTAAAATTAAGCATATGTCCTCCTCAGCTAAATCGAATATTAACATGCAAAAGTATACAACATGAACAGTTAAGTAGCTGCATAGTAGACAACTGAAGCGTCTTGCAAAAGAGCAAAAGTAGAGATTACATGCTTCCTGTTTTTGAGTAGATTTGAGATTTTATCTGCAATTGGAGTACCAACTGCAAGACCAAGCTATATATTGCAGTAGCTGCACCTGATTACGTTGCACCAAGCTCTAAGTTGCTAAGTAGCTTTAGAGCCCACAAGGTATTAAGTGCTAAAAATATTCCAAAAAATAGCACCCACTATTGAGATTATCCAGGTATCTCTTGATCTTAGCACTGTTAATGCAGAACATATTACTGTCTTTATAGAACTTTTTATTATGTGTTTTTTTGAACTACTTTCCAAAAACGTGTCTGGATGAAAAAACACAAGTGCAAATATTAACACACTAAATAGTACTATACTTACAATCATGTTCTTCCAATATGCACCTTCGGCAGGCGGGCTAGAGGACACCACTTGAATTACCAAATGCAGAAAGGCTCGAAATTGTTTGCACTAATGAGAACATCAGTCAAAACTGGACAATGGGAAAATATATGCTACTTATGTGAACAGCCCAACAAAACTAAACGAAGCTTCGATTGCAATCAACACTTAAGGTAGAATTAAATGGGCAAGATCGTTACTATTAACAAGAATAAAAAAACCCAAGGAACATGATTAATAATCAAAGAAAGAATAAACTTTTTCACTGGAAAAAACATCAAACATTGCCCCTCTAAAAGATTGTAAGATAGCAAAAGTCCAATTACA from Wolbachia endosymbiont strain TRS of Brugia malayi encodes:
- a CDS encoding 50S ribosomal protein L11 — translated: MSVVIAKINLLMEAGKAVPGPKIASVLGPRGIPVPKFCEAFNKVTSTANANYKVGDLVTVRISIKDDRSHDFTVSGPPVAYLLKQEAKLSKSSSNPGKELVAKLPMSAIIKIARYKMVDMKVDNEDSAVKMVIGTAKSMGIEVIEG
- the nusG gene encoding transcription termination/antitermination protein NusG, with amino-acid sequence MAYEHKWYIIKVNYGHERNILELVSNAVYFKEVFIPYQTVCNSKSDIKEVCEVYVCMYLCDESRDILSKTLGFHSGDSSNFKIVLDEEVNLKRKEFNKYKWYILRVASNYEEKVCQHVLENSMRLGVNDYFKEVFIPYEELSEVELRSKKAAMRRKCFPGYVFLYVDLCDEVLNFVNNIPKSLKVYGFLKNGSVPKVISDDEIYSMCNALYNAQETKKLSHGYEKGEKVKINDGLFQNFTGKVDMINDEKKIINIEVSILGKPTIIELDLAQVEKIED
- the secE gene encoding preprotein translocase subunit SecE — encoded protein: MLKNLSVFFCNIKQEIRRIAWVRKQEVLSSLFVVAIVILCFSVFFCFVDFMSLYAIKTLFGIVYGI
- the tuf gene encoding elongation factor Tu, which translates into the protein MVQVVEAFGKPHVNVGTIGHVDHGKTTLTAAITKHYGNFVAYDQIDKAPEERKRGITIATAHVEYQTEKRHYAHVDCPGHADYVKNMIVGAAQMDAAILVVSGVDGPMPQTREHILLAKQVGVGYIVVYINKADVSDPDMIGLVEMEVRELLSKYGFPGDEVPVVIGSALKALEDDDGEYGKKSIDKLMERLDDYVEVPPRSVDLPFLLPIEDVFSISGRGTVVTGRIEKGEIKIGDEIEIIGLKATQKTTCTGVEMFKKLLEKGSAGLNVGILLRGTKREEVERGQVLAKPGTITPHRKFKAEVYILKKEEGGRHTPFFANYQPQFYLRTTDVTGSIKLLEGKEMVMPGDNVSIEVELQVPIAMDKGLRFAIREGGRTVGSGVVSEILE
- the carA gene encoding glutamine-hydrolyzing carbamoyl-phosphate synthase small subunit; translation: MQDTVLVLQDGKCFLGKSIGKKGKCIGEICFTTGITGYQHTITDPSFADQIIMFTFPHVGNVGINDKDNEGKKIFASGVIMRELSPASHPSSYVSLSDWLEKSNLVGISGVDTRALTRHLRKHGPQNGIICPLIHSNVTTVCNTCTYDDQAILVIKGLLDELKKHKPVNGIEITDRVSLNNNFKSDLNAKYKVAVVDFGIKASIVSRLIELDCAIELIKPDRGFAQKILSMCPDGIVLSNGPGDPQEIGKSVTPEIDVIVKSKIPILGICMGHQLLAITLGAKTIKMNVGHRGSNHPVYNVSSDKVEITSQNHGFVFDPSSLPNNVEVTHISMFDNSIEGIMAKDYPVFSVQYHPEEAPGTHDSHYLFRRFIDNIALYKVKSA
- the fmt gene encoding methionyl-tRNA formyltransferase; its protein translation is MRVIFMGSPEFAINALNSLLKSKNEVVAVYTKAPKPSGRGQKLTKSPVHIIAEESGIEVCTPTSLKPLVEQEKFKKFKPDVAVVAAYGLILPKEILNILKYSCINIHPSLLPRWRGAAPIQHTILAGDRKTGISIMQLDGGLDSGPILKQKKFLVEKNDNYKTLHDKLSKLGSNLLMEVIDEIEKHPPLEQSDDGACYADKIEDYKIYASDICEVAYRKVKAFYPKAFVKIEHKRVRILDADFEVDASLTSGQGKIINDNMHISLKSGTLIPKIVQMEGRNSCNIKDFVRGLKFSMVKKFIE
- the rplT gene encoding 50S ribosomal protein L20, translated to MARVKRGVTTHARHKKILNLAKGYRGRAKSCYRIALQRVEKALQYAYRDRRNRKRDFRSLWIIRINAAAREHGLTYGRFMHGLALAGVDLNRKILAEMAVNYKDDFTKLAETVSSKLAENS
- the rpmI gene encoding 50S ribosomal protein L35: MKKMKLKTKSSVKKRFNLTAKGKVISAQSGKRHGMVKRSKSNIRNQRGTTVLGKSDSRIVKLYIPYGI
- a CDS encoding PAS domain-containing protein, whose translation is MRIYAGRERRIANIVTQYWSEIKGPDRDWPERHEIDTTEIMDSWQYCYIIEVNDQGYICENAGEKAVEFYGFEKNICIDSKYVIDAPFLRLYKIDAVIDKFDTIVDSKCLINEEEESESVKIRQVLLPLGNEESITHILGVITFKLL
- a CDS encoding MerR family transcriptional regulator translates to MNKEKLFYTIGEVAEELHLEQHVLRFWESQFRQIKPIKRKGRRLYDHKCIEVIKKIKYMLYDKGYTIKGVQKEFDNNIKSSCNFGNLLPQLIDLRDYLINKINSEKSNEQL
- a CDS encoding integration host factor subunit alpha; translated protein: MDYVTTKDITVTKATIAEDINQEIGLSKEDSAAIIDDILDEIKASLVKDGIVKISSFGTFLIKKKKERPGNVPNTSKKVVIQARNSVSFRPSKVIKKLINNQ